GGCGGTGTCCGTGGGCGCGCTCTTCACGTACGAATCCACCATTGGCCGCGCGGCGCGGCTCGCCatcgagctcgccgtcgacgacgTCAACGCGGACCGCACCGTGCTCGCCGGAACCACCCTGAATTTGATCAGCCAGGACACCAACTGCAGCGGGTTTCTTGGAACCATCGAAGGTTTGTTATTCCTTCACTTCTTTTATCACCCTGTTTTCTTCTCTTAGACTATTATTACTCTGTTTTTAGCACTAGCGTTGAACAGATGAGTTTCTTTCCCCCATAAGTAACGGATTTGATTGCAACTTACCTTTCACGACCCCAATTCCTGGCTAATTCGAGTGATTCGGCGACTTTTCCACTAGCCATATCTGATTGGGAAGCATGTGCTGCTTTACTCCAACTGGTTACAAagtgaagttgttgatggagaAAGAAAATTCCTGCTTTAGTAGTTGCACATGAGAAAGAAAGTTTTTCTACTGCGAGCGGCGATAGCTCCATTGAGTAAGAATCAGTTCTTTCCGGGTCGACGTCGATAGCTTGCACGGTTCTCGTATTTGCGTCAAATTGTTCTTACTGGTAACATAGAAATAATTATTTCTCAATCGGCCCAGAAATAACAAAACCGTATTTTCATTCGCACGTAGAAGGGATTTGCCATGACCCAAGATAACTAATCTGAGAAGTGCTCAATTGTTTAACAACagcttcatttttctttttctttactgAGATCTCAGCATGAGCTACTATTAGTAGTGGCAAAGATGAGGCCACGAGGGCACCACAATCTGTCCAGCATATCTGTTCAAAGTGCCCTGGGCCTTGTAAATTATTGCATCTCAATCTGCTCCCATAAAAAAAGAGCAAAGTAGTCGCCACTTGTTACAAAATGACAGAACTTACACGTCAGAGTTGATGAGTAGCTTTTCTTAGTTTCTTTGATCCAGGCCTTCTGGTGCATATATGAAGAAACCTGTtacttcatttatttatttatttttacataAGAATCTTCGTTATTCTTCCAATCATACTTTGTTTAGTTAATTGCTGCTGTCTTTCTGTCTGAGATTCACTTCTTAGATTAGGTGTCATAAATTTGGGGTAATTAATTGTTGACTAGCAACGAAACAATTGAGCTGCAGTGTAATATCACTATATCTCAGTGCATTGATGTCTTAGTCTGAACTCTGAATTAGGTCAAGATTCCTTGGATAGTATGTCTCATATTTCCTTTTTTATAGGGGTGGCCCATTCCTTGAATATTTTACTTAGTTTAATACAATAATTGCCTAGCTCGTGTTCTATGAGATGATTCAATAATGGCTTGATTGGGAATGGAGAAACCAACTGTGCTTAAAGTACTGTTGCTCTAAACTTCCATGAGGATCGTGCCCTTTCTTGAGAATTGTGCTAACCTGATTATTTTGGCAACAAAAGAGGAACAGACAAAAAGCATACTGGTACCATGGATCAAAAAATGGCATAACTTGTGATACTAACTACAGCATCCCTTAAGGTGCAAGAAACATGTATTGAAGAGCATCCAATTCTTCACTTTCTTATCATGCGAGATTCCTTATTCTCTTTGTGGCATGTGTGGACATCACCGCAACAGAGTGACAGATTTGTCACCATATGTTTTGTACCATAACTAATTTTCTCATATTGTTGGAAACTTGGAATAAAATTTTCTGAACAATAGTTAAGTACTAGCATAAATTTAGAAGGATCTTATAGTAGCTGATTTAGAAATTTAGCTTTAGTTCGTCAATTACTAGTCATTAAACCAATGGACCTGCATGGCCTAGCGTGTACAGTATTTTCCAAATGCATTCAGTACGGATAGCCACCCCTCTTTTATGTCCCCATCTGAGGTATGTTTTTGGATGAAGAGTTTAAAATCTACATCCTGCCACTACATACTTTTTTTCCATTGATAAATAATTTGTGCTGTTAGTAACACACTTTATCAGATACTTCCATAGACCAGCCTATTAAGGCCCTAGAACTGGTATCACCTATTTAGTAGATTTAATTCATATAAATATACGTACATACCATCTCTTGTTCCCGAGATAATTTATAGTTATTTTCCTAATGCAATATTCCTTGCCTTATAATCTCCAGTTAGTGTATGTAAGACAGTTGCTAATTGCTTCAATAGCCTATGAACTGATTCATAAAACGGTACTTTGTTGCAGCACTGCAGCTCATGGAGAAAAACGTGGTTGCTGTCATTGGCCCTCAATCCTCTGGAATAGGCCATGTCATCTCACATGTTGTTAATGAGCTACATGTTCCACTTCTATCGTTTGCAGCAACTGATCCAACCCTATCTGCATCAGAGTATCCTTACTTTTTAAGGAGTACCATAAGTGACTACTTCCAAATGCATGCTGTCGCTAGCATTATTGATTACTTTCAGTGGAAAGAGGTGACTGCTATATTTGTGGATGATGATTATGGCCGAGGCGGGGTGTCAGTCCTCGGTGATGCACTTGGAGCAAAGCGGGCAAGAATTTCACATAAAGCAGCCATTCCTCCAAACTCAGACACGGATTTGATCAATGATGTACTGTTTAGAGCAAACATGATGGAATCAAGGGTGTTTGTTGTGCATGTCAATCCTGATGCAGGGATGAGAATATTTGCTATAGCGAACAAACTCCAGATGATGGGCACTGGCTATGTCTGGATAGTAACAGATTGGTTAGCTGCTGTCCTGGACTCCTCAGGGCCTGGAGATCCTAAAGCCATGAGTTATATACAAGGATTAATTGTTCTTCGCCAGCACACTCCTGATTCTGATGCCAAGAGGAAGTTCGTAGCTAAATGGAATAATGCAGCTAATAATAGGAGCATTGCTTCTGGCATGAATTCGTACGGTTTTTATGCTTATGACTCGGTTTGGGTTGTTGCCCGTGCTATCAATGAATATCTCAATAGTGGGCAGCAAATTACTTTCTCTGCAGATCCAAGGTTGCACAATTCAAATGGAAGCAGTTTGCGTCTATCAAAGCTTAAAATATTTGATGGTGGTGATCAGTTGCTACAGCAACTTTTGCTCACAAACATGACAGGGCTAACAGGTCTGGTTCAGTTTAATGCAGACCGCAATTTGGTGCGCCCAGCTTATGATATCCTTAATGTTGGTGGTACTGGGTCCCGTTTGATTGGCTATTGGAGTAATTACTCTGGTCTTTCTGTTTCTGCTCCCGAAATTTTGTATCGGAAGCCACCGAATACGTCAACAAGTGCCCAACAGTTGCATAGTGTGGTGTGGCCAGGCGACACAACTACTAAGCCGAGAGGGTGGGTTTTCCCTAACAATGGCCAGCCTCTGAGAGTTGGTGTTCCAAATAAACCAAGTTTTAGGGAGTTGGTTTCAGTTGGCAAGGGCCCTGATAATGTGACGGGTTACAGTGTTGATATATTCAACGCAGCAATTAAACTTCTTCCGTACCCAGTTCCTTGCCAGTTCATAACAATTGGGGATGGTTCAAAGAATCCTAACTATGACGACATTATTAGTAGGATTGCCACCAATGTATGTTTGCATGCTTTGCTCTGCTTCTTTGATCATTTTGCTTCTCATCatctgatttttttttgttttttctctagGCCCTTGATGCAGCTGTAGGTGACTTTGCTATTGTGAGAAATAGAACGAAGATTGCAGAATTCACACAGCCTTATATCGAAGCAGGGCTTGTGATAGTAGCGCCAGTGAGAAAAGCAAATTCAAATGCCTGGGCTTTCTTTAAACCTTTCACATTGGAGATGTGGTGTGTAACAGGCACTCTTTTCATTTTTGTGGGAGTGGTTGTTTGGATTCTTGAACATCGGACTAATGAGGAGTTTCGAGGCTCTCCACGACGACAAATCCTGACAATATTTTGGTAAGTTCCTTTGCTACTCCAAGGATCTGTTCTATCTTAGGTTTTCAATCTGGCTTGAATAAGaattcagaaataatgaagagagcCAAAGTgattatttttgtttcttttatttcctttgttCTCACCAATTGTTTTGTAACTTTATGATTTTTGTATCTTTGTAATTTTTCTAAATGTTAGCTATAAGAAGTTAACTGACAGTTCATGCTTCTCTTTCAGGTTCAGTTTCTCAACGATGTTCTTTGCACACAGTAAGTCCACTAAATACATCACATGATATTATGTTTAACTCCTGTTTTGTATTCTTTTCCCATCTGGACGAAAATGTCTTACTGAAAAAACTCACCACAGGGGAGAACACCGTAAGTGCTCTTGGGCGTTTCGTGCTGATAATATGGTTGTTTGTCGTGCTGATCATCAATTCAAGTTACACTGCTAGCTTGACGTCGATCCTCACAGTACAGCAGCTAGCAACTGGAATAACTGGACTTGACAATTTGGTTGCTAGCGCTTTACCTATCGGATACCCAGCTGGAAAATTTGTCCGAAATTACCTGATTGACGAGCTGAATATTCCCGAATCCCGGTTAGTACCACTGAGCACGGTTGAGGAGTACGCCAATGCCCTTAATCGTGGGCCGAAAGACGGCGGTGTTGCTGCAGTTGTTGACGAGATGCCATGCGTTGAGATCTTCCTCTCAACCCACTGCAACTTCAGAATAGTCGGTCAGGAGTTCACGAAGGAGGGATGGGGATTTGTATGTTCAGCATCCGATGAATCGTTATGTATTTACAGTTACACATTTGAAAAGGAGAGAATTATATCTGCTCTTTTTTTCCCCTTCTTTACAGGCATTCCAGAGAGATTCCCCCCTTGCTGCAGACCTATCAACCGCCATCCTTCAACTTTCAGAGAGTGGCCAGCTCCAGAGAATTCACGACGAGTGGCTCACAGATCCGACCTGCGGCGATGATGACAGTGGGTTGGGAGCAGTCAGGCTTGGCCTGGGAAGCTTCTGGGGCCTTTTCCTGCTGTGTGCTCTGATATGCGTCTTTGCTCTCATGGTTTACTTCGCAAGGATCTGCTGGCAGTATAGCAGGTACTCCAGCTCCGAACCTCCCAGTGAGCCAAGCGACTCTGCTGCTGCCGTCACCGCTGCTACCATTGCTCAAATACGGCCAGAGAAGCCAAAGCCGACGCGCCTTGGCAGCTTCAAGGAACTGATACAGTTTGCGGACACGAAGGAGGAGGAGATCAAGAAGGTGATGAAACGGAGATTGAGCGAAAAAGATACTCGGGCCACCGGATCTGCGCACTCGGTCTCTTCAGCATAGAAGAGGATCTTTCATTTCAGGTGACACAGCCCCAGGTTCTTCTTACACAGCCAAGATACGTAGCATATACTGAAGTAGATAACAGCGGTATACTTGACACTTGTAGGATTCATAAATCTTTTTTTTTGCGGTCATTTGAATTCCGTCTCGGATATGCGGTATATATGCAGCAACATTGTCCCAACTATTAATATTCCGAGAATTATTTTCTTGACCGACATGCCTTATGATTCTAAAATGTACTTTTTTTCGGAACGAGGCAAAAGATTTACCTCATATATTAATTAAGAAAGAATAGAGTGTTTACACGAGCCGAACAAATACAAAGTGGTGTTACTCTCCCAGTATTATAGTACCCAGCTTCTTAGCCCCGGTGACCCAGGTGAAGGCTTCACTCTTGATGTTGCTTAGCAGAATTGGGGGTGGCATGCTCTTGTTGCGGAAAATGACATGGCTTTCCTGTTGGGAGTGCACAAACTCGATTGGCTGACCCACCAATCCATAATGGAGTCATGAAGGTGCCATGTCGAACTGTCAAGGTTGTCGCTTGACGAAGAGGTG
The sequence above is drawn from the Triticum aestivum cultivar Chinese Spring chromosome 7A, IWGSC CS RefSeq v2.1, whole genome shotgun sequence genome and encodes:
- the LOC123149024 gene encoding glutamate receptor 3.5, which codes for MGAGRLLVLCLALCVAAAAAQRPNRRPRAVSVGALFTYESTIGRAARLAIELAVDDVNADRTVLAGTTLNLISQDTNCSGFLGTIEALQLMEKNVVAVIGPQSSGIGHVISHVVNELHVPLLSFAATDPTLSASEYPYFLRSTISDYFQMHAVASIIDYFQWKEVTAIFVDDDYGRGGVSVLGDALGAKRARISHKAAIPPNSDTDLINDVLFRANMMESRVFVVHVNPDAGMRIFAIANKLQMMGTGYVWIVTDWLAAVLDSSGPGDPKAMSYIQGLIVLRQHTPDSDAKRKFVAKWNNAANNRSIASGMNSYGFYAYDSVWVVARAINEYLNSGQQITFSADPRLHNSNGSSLRLSKLKIFDGGDQLLQQLLLTNMTGLTGLVQFNADRNLVRPAYDILNVGGTGSRLIGYWSNYSGLSVSAPEILYRKPPNTSTSAQQLHSVVWPGDTTTKPRGWVFPNNGQPLRVGVPNKPSFRELVSVGKGPDNVTGYSVDIFNAAIKLLPYPVPCQFITIGDGSKNPNYDDIISRIATNALDAAVGDFAIVRNRTKIAEFTQPYIEAGLVIVAPVRKANSNAWAFFKPFTLEMWCVTGTLFIFVGVVVWILEHRTNEEFRGSPRRQILTIFWFSFSTMFFAHRENTVSALGRFVLIIWLFVVLIINSSYTASLTSILTVQQLATGITGLDNLVASALPIGYPAGKFVRNYLIDELNIPESRLVPLSTVEEYANALNRGPKDGGVAAVVDEMPCVEIFLSTHCNFRIVGQEFTKEGWGFAFQRDSPLAADLSTAILQLSESGQLQRIHDEWLTDPTCGDDDSGLGAVRLGLGSFWGLFLLCALICVFALMVYFARICWQYSRYSSSEPPSEPSDSAAAVTAATIAQIRPEKPKPTRLGSFKELIQFADTKEEEIKKVMKRRLSEKDTRATGSAHSVSSA